The Microbulbifer pacificus sequence CCGGGTAAGGCTTTTGCCGTTGATCGGGGCTCTGCCGGATATTCGTGCAGCTTTTGACTGAATTTGCATCAAATTGGGCGCCGGCAGGGTCTATTCCACATTTCTGGAACTCACGTACAATTTCAGGTTATATGTTAATAACAAAACCGTTGATGGCCTCGTCAACCATGCCATTTTCCGGTCCAAGTCAAAACAATAATTAAAGTGGAGCTGTTAATTGATGAATATCGCTGAAAAGGCACCTCTGAGCTCAGGTTGGGATCAGGATCAGCTCACAGTGATAGAAGCAGACAGTGAAGCACGGCTTGCCGTCGAAGCAGGTCCCGGGACGGGTAAAACAGCAGTTGCCTGCGCCCGCCTCGCACATCTGATCAGCGAGGAGGATATCGAGCCAACCAACACATGGATGATCAGCTTCACCAGGACCGCTGTTGCGGAAATCCGTGCCCGGCTTCATTCATATGTGGGTGACGATTCATTCTCGATCCGAATAGCAACCGTCGACTCCCATGCGTGGTCCATTCATTCCGGACACGATACGAGCGCCCGGCTCACCGGAACCTACGAGGAGAACATCGAGCGTGTTATCGAACTTCTCGAGAATGATGAAGATGTTGCAGACGAGCTATCCCAGATAGAGCACGTCGTAATCGACGAGGCTCAGGACCTTGTGGGTCAGCGGGCAGATTTGATTGAAGCGCTGGTCAAACGATTGCCTGTAGACTGTGGGGTAACCGTATTCGCCGATGAAGCCCAGGCAATCTATGGCTTTTCCGATGCTGCGATCGGATGCGGCAAAGCTGCATCCGCAAAGCCCGGAAGCTCATTACTCGACCGACTTCGAAGTGCGGAGGGGCGGCGCTTTACAACCGTTGCCCTGCGAAAGATCCACCGTACTTCCTCCCCCGGGCTTAGGAAAATATTCTCTGAACTTCGAAGGGAATTGCTCGACGCTCAAAACCAAAGGGTGGGATTACACGCAGAAACCGCTCAAAAAATCAGGGATTTGGCGGATAGAAGCGGGCTTAGTTGGAGACAGTTGAAAGTTGCTGACTTTACGGCTGAAGATCTCCTGCTCTTCCGAACCAGGGCCGAAGTCCTGATGGCCTCGCAATTCTGTGATCTCCCGCATCGACTACGTCTCTCGGGCTATGGCGCAACATTGCCATCCTGGCTTGCACTTTGCTTTTTTGATTTCCTCGAGCCATTCCTTCCAGAGCGTGTCTTTCTGGATTTGTGGTCAGCACGGGTCGAGAACAAAGCTGCTCCGGAATATGGCCCTGCCGACGCATGGAGTCGTCTCCTGAGAATTGCCGGGAAAAAGGACGGATCAGTTGATATGCAGAGATTGAGACGCCGGTTGAGCCAGAATCGGCCGCCCGTTGAACTGGCTCTGGCAGAACACGGTCTTCCTGGACCGATTGTCGGGACCATTCACGCGAGCAAAGGCCGCGAGGCAAGTAACGTTGTTTTGCTCCTGCCGAAAGGCGGAGAGTTTGAAGACATTGCAGATGAGGCTGAGGAGGCGCGTGTGTTGTTTGTCGGCGCCACGCGGGCACGAACCTCTCTTGTTGTCGGTGAAGGGCTTGCTTCCAGATCAGGGACACTTTCATCCGGTCGAGTTTATGGCTGGACGATGAGAGGTAAAACGATGATTGAGACCGGTCGTGACGGCGACATATCCGCAAGCGGGCTCGTTGGGCGGAGTGAATTCAGTCCAGGAGATGCCGCTGCTGCACAGGGGTTCCTCGCAAAGGTAGCTGATGTCGTCACCACATATTCGCTGACGGCAGACCCCGATCTTGATTGGCGCTATCGGATTTACGCTGACAGTGAAGGGCCGTGTGTCGGATCTCTTACGCGCAACATCACATATGATCTCTGGGAAATCCTTACGAATAGGAGTCAGAAGGGCAGCCATACACCGCCAAGATACGTCAATCACGTACGGGGGTTGGGCTGTTCCACTATTGTCTTGGCGTCGGACGACAGTGAGCTTGAAGTCCTGAATGAGCCCTGGGCGTCTTCCGGTTTCATACTGGCACCGAAAATTTCTGCCTACCCATCTTTTTATTTTGGTAAGCGTAAAAGGTAGCAACAATGCAAGATAAATCAGATGAAAGAGATGTTGTTGCCTGCCGGCTCGCTGAGGATCTGGTCGGGCCACACAGTACATACGAGGAAATCACGGCACGCCCTTCCGATGTCTATCTTACGGGTATTCTCTGGCCACAGCGTACTGCTATGTCGGGCGAGGATGATGAACGCCTCGCAACTGCGGCTTCCGGCACCAGCGAGGAGAGTGATAGCGAGAACGATGCAGTCAGGACACGCTCGATTCAGAAGCCCTCTGTTGCCGGCCTTTCGTTCAGCTGCGCTTCCGAAGGAACACCGTACGTTCGCGTCACATGCACCTTTGCCACATATCGACAAGAGAAACGTGAAAATATTGATGTGTGGATCCGACAACCGCACAGAGTGGAAATCTCGAGTTTGGCGCTCTCACCAGGCCCCACGCATGAGGTACGTCTTGCAAAACACGGCGATAAGATTCCCGATGTTTCCCTAAGCGTGCGTTGTATCCGCGCGGGGAATGCCGTTCTTGTAACTC is a genomic window containing:
- a CDS encoding UvrD-helicase domain-containing protein — encoded protein: MNIAEKAPLSSGWDQDQLTVIEADSEARLAVEAGPGTGKTAVACARLAHLISEEDIEPTNTWMISFTRTAVAEIRARLHSYVGDDSFSIRIATVDSHAWSIHSGHDTSARLTGTYEENIERVIELLENDEDVADELSQIEHVVIDEAQDLVGQRADLIEALVKRLPVDCGVTVFADEAQAIYGFSDAAIGCGKAASAKPGSSLLDRLRSAEGRRFTTVALRKIHRTSSPGLRKIFSELRRELLDAQNQRVGLHAETAQKIRDLADRSGLSWRQLKVADFTAEDLLLFRTRAEVLMASQFCDLPHRLRLSGYGATLPSWLALCFFDFLEPFLPERVFLDLWSARVENKAAPEYGPADAWSRLLRIAGKKDGSVDMQRLRRRLSQNRPPVELALAEHGLPGPIVGTIHASKGREASNVVLLLPKGGEFEDIADEAEEARVLFVGATRARTSLVVGEGLASRSGTLSSGRVYGWTMRGKTMIETGRDGDISASGLVGRSEFSPGDAAAAQGFLAKVADVVTTYSLTADPDLDWRYRIYADSEGPCVGSLTRNITYDLWEILTNRSQKGSHTPPRYVNHVRGLGCSTIVLASDDSELEVLNEPWASSGFILAPKISAYPSFYFGKRKR